A section of the Desulfobotulus pelophilus genome encodes:
- a CDS encoding type II toxin-antitoxin system Phd/YefM family antitoxin has protein sequence METILAPFSASISELKKNPGALIQKADGNPVTILNRNKPTAYLVPAATYEALLEKLEDHELGQIILERKAQRDQAVEVSINDL, from the coding sequence ATGGAAACCATCCTTGCACCATTTTCCGCCAGTATTTCAGAACTCAAAAAAAATCCGGGGGCACTGATCCAGAAGGCCGACGGCAATCCGGTGACCATCCTGAACCGCAACAAGCCCACAGCCTATCTGGTTCCTGCGGCAACCTATGAAGCCCTGCTTGAAAAACTCGAAGACCATGAGCTGGGTCAGATTATCCTTGAGCGTAAAGCCCAAAGGGATCAGGCTGTGGAGGTCTCCATTAATGACCTATAA
- a CDS encoding type II toxin-antitoxin system RelE family toxin: MTYKLTFLPVALKEWKKLDPSIRVQLKKKLEEIIQNPKIPANRLRQFENHYKIKLKSSGYRLVYEVIESEIVVLVIVIGKREGNKVYEVAKLRT, encoded by the coding sequence ATGACCTATAAGCTCACGTTTCTCCCGGTTGCGCTGAAGGAGTGGAAAAAGCTGGACCCTTCCATAAGGGTTCAGCTCAAGAAAAAACTTGAAGAAATTATCCAGAACCCGAAAATACCCGCTAACAGGCTGAGGCAGTTCGAAAACCATTATAAAATCAAACTCAAAAGCTCAGGGTACCGTCTGGTGTATGAGGTCATTGAAAGCGAAATAGTGGTTCTTGTCATTGTCATTGGCAAACGTGAAGGGAACAAGGTCTATGAAGTGGCTAAGCTAAGAACCTGA